The proteins below are encoded in one region of Cucurbita pepo subsp. pepo cultivar mu-cu-16 chromosome LG10, ASM280686v2, whole genome shotgun sequence:
- the LOC111803358 gene encoding replication factor C subunit 3 gives MAKNRPIDSKGKRGHKVLVLNDVDKLSREAQHSLRRTMEKYSSYCRLILCCNSSSRVTEAIRSRCLNVRINGPTDDEIVKVLEFIGKKEGLQLPSGFASRIAEKSNRSLRRAILSFETCRVQQYPFVSNQAIPPMDWEEYISEIASDIMKEQSPKRLYQIRGKLYELLVNCIPPEIILKRLLYELLKKLDAELKHEVCHWAAYYEHRMRLGQKSIFHIEAFVAKFMSIYKSFLISTFG, from the exons ATGGCGAAAAACAGACCCATTGACTCCAAAGGGAAAAGGGGACATAAAG TTTTGGTTCTAAATGACGTTGACAAACTATCCAGAGAAGCACAGCACTCTCTTAGGAGAACGATGGAGAAATATAGCTCGTATTGTAGGTTAATACTTTGCTGCAATAGTTCATCAAGAGTTACTGAAGCAATCCGTTCTCGCTGCCTAAATGTGCGGATAAATGGACCAACAGATGATGAG ATTGTCAAGGTACTAGAGTTCATTGGGAAGAAAGAAGGACTGCAACTTCCATCTGGATTTGCTTCCCGCATTGCAGAAAAATCAAACCGGAGTTTGAGGAGAGCTATACTATCATTCGAGACTTGTCGTGTTCAACA GTATCCTTTTGTTAGTAACCAGGCAATACCACCGATGGATTGGGAGGAGTACATCTCTGAGATAGCGTCTGACATAATGAAGGAGCAGAGCCCCAAGAG ACTGTACCAGATTCGTGGGAAGTTATATGAACTACTGGTTAATTGTATTCCACCAGAGATCATATTGAAG AGGCTGCTTTATGAGCTACTCAAGAAATTGGATGCTGAATTAAAGCATGAGGTCTGTCATTGGGCTGCATATTAT GAACACAGGATGCGGCTTGGCCAGAAATCCATCTTCCATATTGAAG CTTTTGTGGCAAAGTTCATGAGCATATACAAGAGTTTCCTCATTTCAACGTTCGGCTGA
- the LOC111803362 gene encoding uncharacterized protein LOC111803362, with protein MDSTSLTISSSFIFRNSSQILLAIRKIQDGLCFERNKFSKIFAVYPNGSASGPGDFSAADVHRQRSAFESLFCYDKAIPEEIIEMPVGISLAEKMIGDNPRCTDCHAKGAVLCTTCSGSGLYVDSILESQGIIVKVVVELVIPCVQNAAVLVTWDLNEFQRLVSNVLS; from the exons ATGGATTCAACTTCTTTAAccatttcatcatctttcattttccgCAATTCATCGCAGATATTACTTGCCATTAGAAAGATTCAAGACGGTTTGTGTTTCGAGAGGAACAAATTCTCCAAGATCTTCGCGGTCTATCCCAATGGCTCTGCTTCTGGG CCGGGGGATTTTTCAGCTGCAGATGTTCACAGACAACGAAGTGCTTTTGAATCTTTATTTTGCTATGATAAGGCTATTCCGGAAGAAATAATTGAGATGCCTGTTGGAATATCTCTGGCAGAGAAAATGATTGGAGATAATCCCCGTTGCACTGATTGTCATGCTAAAGGTGCTGTTCTTTGCACAACTTGCTCCGGGTCGGGATTGTATGTCGACTCGATATTGGAGAGCCAGGGAATCATTGTGAAA GTTGTGGTGGAACTGGTAATACCATGTGTTCAGAATGCGGCGGTCTTGGTCACCTGGGATCTAAATGAGTTCCAAAGACTCGTTTCGAACGTTTTGTCTTGA
- the LOC111803336 gene encoding protein PNS1-like, whose amino-acid sequence MEARTPPSVLQNHSHQAQERRVSSSTPNQVQEPSHPIEPAMGWRIFRWLSSIVFKIHICLVAVLVIVLTVLGLRSASKTHHFHPKEWYPPLLASIGSSGIIAFSWQAFTGCSPSMAFKTAFWFSPVLSLASGVFFIIVGSRGGLAAGVILIVSSLIVSVYVCWINHRLNYAIQLLSLSTKYPPTNTPIFVFGSILIGVLYAAFVVIGIGGATSITSSFKALFIAAILLSLTWTLQVIKNVVHVTISRIKYFNLAWGREKDIRAAFYDIIKHSAGTISLGSAIIPFISFIHGSARAMRLVAGDSDEFLFSCAPCYSELASMLRNHGNRWGFVHVGVYNKGIVQASYDTWEAFEKVDLEIVIDSDLTVSFCVLCGVSGGAICSIISGIWALVIHKSYATELAIYAFLIGYFVCRIGMAWPQACVSAYYVAYADNPLHPRFDSTVPDRIRELRRRLQV is encoded by the exons ATGGAAGCCAGAACGCCACCAAGTGTGTTACAGAACCACTCCCACCAAGCTCAAGAAAGAAGAGTTTCATCTTCAACACCAAACcag GTTCAAGAACCGAGCCATCCGATCGAGCCTGCCATGGGATGGAGAATTTTCAGGTGGCTTTCTAGCATAGTTTTCAAGATTCATATATGTCTGGTAGCCGTGTTAGTGATCGTTTTGACAGTTCTCGGACTTCGGTCGGCTTCTAAAACGCATCATTTTCACCCCAAAGAATGGTACCCTCCATTGTTGGCTTCTATTGGGAGCTCTGGAATCATTGCCTTTTCATGGCAGGCCTTCACTGGCTGTTCACCTTCTATGGCCTTCAAGACAGCCTTCTGGTTTAGCCCTGTACTATCACTTGCTTCTGGTGTTTTCTTTATCATTGTCGGATCTCGTGGCGGTTTAGCAGCAGGAGTCATCCTCATAGTTTCTTCCTTGATTGTGTCTGTATATGTCTGTTGGATCAATCACCGGTTGAATTATGCAATTCAACTTCTATCACTTTCTACTAAGTACCCTCCTACGAACACTCCAATCTTTGTCTTTGGATCAATCCTCATTGGCGTTCTATACGCAGCTTTCGTGGTCATCGGCATCGGTGGAGCAACTTCTATTACGTCGAGTTTTAAGGCATTGTTCATAGCAGCAATACTGTTGAGCCTAACCTGGACTCTGCAGGTTATCAAGAACGTAGTGCACGTTACAATCTCGCGCATAAAGTACTTTAATTTAGCTTGGGGTCGGGAAAAGGACATACGAGCAGCTTTCTACGACATAATAAAGCATTCAGCTGGAACTATTTCTCTTGGCTCAGCCATCATCCCTTTTATCAGCTTCATTCACGGATCGGCCCGTGCCATGAGGTTGGTGGCAGGAGACTCGGATGAGTTCCTTTTCTCTTGTGCACCCTGCTACTCAGAATTAGCTTCAATGCTGAGAAACCATGGAAACAGGTGGGGTTTTGTCCATGTTGGAGTTTACAATAAAGGGATTGTGCAAGCTTCATATGATACCTGGGAGGCGTTCGAGAAGGTGGATTTGGAAATCGTTATAGACTCCGATCTCACCGTGTCGTTCTGCGTTCTTTGCGGGGTTTCTGGTGGTGCAATCTGTAGCATTATAAGTGGGATCTGGGCACTTGTAATACATAAGAGCTACGCAACAGAATTAGCAATCTACGCCTTCCTGATTGGCTATTTTGTG TGTCGAATCGGAATGGCGTGGCCACAAGCATGTGTGTCTGCCTACTACGTAGCTTATGCAGACAATCCCCTGCATCCTCGGTTCGACTCCACCGTGCCAGACCGGATTCGAGAACTTCGGCGGAGGTTGCAAGTTTAA
- the LOC111803341 gene encoding beta-glucuronosyltransferase GlcAT14A, giving the protein MSLKLLTISFLLTSTLLSFFFIQTKLTKPIAAITPPINSLYSPKSNLSYPVSFAYLISASDGDARRLKRLLSAIYHPGNHYLIHMDQGASASHHREIAEFLTQNPVFRRVGNVWMVGKPNLVTYRGPTMLATTLHSMAILLRTCKWDWFINLSASDYPLLTQDDLIDAFSDLPRDLNFIQHSSRLGWKLNKRGKPIMIDPALYSMNKSEIWWVIKQRTLPTAFKLYTGSAWTILSRSFAEYCIVGWDNLPRTLLLYYTNFVSSPEGYFQTLICNSDHYRNTTVNHDLHYIAWDTPPRQHPRYLGLPHYKKMLTSNRPFARKFKDNDRVLDKIDRDILNRRHRALFSYGGWCSGNSMFGTGSCSGLEEENYGVLKPGQGSRRLKTLLNRILSVRYVKKMQCR; this is encoded by the exons ATGAGTCTCAAGCTTCTCACAATCTCCTTCCTTCTAACATCCACtctcctctcttttttcttcatccaaACAAAATTAACCAAACCCATCGCCGCCATTACTCCCCCAATCAACTCCCTATACTCCCCCAAATcaaatctctcctatccagtCTCCTTTGCATACCTGATCTCCGCCTCCGACGGCGATGCCAGACGCCTCAAGCGCCTCTTGTCTGCCATCTACCACCCCGGGAACCACTACCTCATCCACATGGATCAGGGCGCCTCCGCCTCACACCACCGCGAGATCGCCGAGTTTCTGACTCAGAATCCCGTTTTCCGACGAGTGGGGAACGTTTGGATGGTCGGAAAACCTAACTTGGTCACTTACAGAGGACCCACCATGCTTGCTACCACTCTGCATTCCATGGCGATTCTTTTGAGAACTTGCAAATGGGATTGGTTCATCAATTTGAGCGCCTCTGATTATCCCCTGCTTACTCAAGATG ATCTAATCGATGCCTTCTCCGATTTGCCGAGAGATCTGAATTTCATTCAACATTCAAGCCGTCTGGGTTGGAAGCT GAACAAAAGAGGGAAGCCTATCATGATAGATCCAGCGCTTTACAGCATGAACAAATCAGAGATTTGGTGGGTTATCAAGCAGAGGACACTCCCCACTGCATTCAAGCTCTACACAG GTTCAGCATGGACAATACTATCAAGATCATTTGCAGAGTATTGCATTGTGGGTTGGGACAATCTCCCAAGAACTCTCCTCCTTTACTACACCAACTTCGTTTCCTCTCCGGAGGGATACTTCCAGACCCTAATCTGCAACTCCGATCACTACCGAAACACCACCGTCAACCACGATCTTCACTACATCGCTTGGGACACGCCTCCCCGCCAACACCCCCGCTATCTCGGCCTCCCACACTACAAGAAGATGCTCACCAGCAACCGCCCCTTCGCCCGAAAGTTCAAGGACAACGATCGCGTGTTGGACAAGATCGACCGCGACATCCTCAACAGACGTCATCGTGCCTTGTTTTCCTACGGCGGGTGGTGTTCCGGGAATAGCATGTTCGGGACCGGGTCTTGCTCGGGTCTCGAAGAAGAGAACTATGGTGTGTTGAAGCCTGGACAAGGGTCTAGGAGGTTGAAGACTTTGCTCAATAGGATTCTTTCTGTTAGGTACGTCAAGAAGATGCAATGCAGATAG